GATGGTTGCCTCTTCGTTGCCATAGCGTAAATCATCAATCAATTGCGCCTTACTTCCTACTGGAGTAACTTCATAAATGGCGGTTACGGTATGCCCCGCGCCGATATCTCCCGCATCAATTTTATCGTTATTGAAATCTTCGCGGTTTAGCAGGCGGCTTTCGTAACCAATCAGGCGATATTCGGCCACTTTAAGCGGGTTAAATTCCACCTGTATTTTGACATCATTGGCAATGGGATACAAAGTTGAGGTTGCTTCATCCACCAGTACTTTACGCGCTTCGTTGATGCTATCAATATAGGATGCATTGCCGTTACCATTTTGCGCCAGTGTCTGCATAAGCGCATCATTATAATTGCCGTGGCCAAAACCTAGCACTGAGAGGTATATGCCCGTCTCGCGCTTGTCTGAAATGTAGGTTTTAAGTTCATCCTGATTAGTGATGCCCACATTAAAATCGCCATCGGTAGCAAGAATCACGCGATTGACGCCTTCTTTTACGAAGTTGTCCTGTGCGAGTTTATATGCGGTGCGGATGCCTTCTGCACCAGCGGTAGAGCCACCAGAGCGTAAATTATTGATTGCAGCAATAATCTTTTGCTTATCGCGCACTTGCGTAGGCTCCAGCGCCACACCTGCTTGCCCTGCGTAGGTGACTATAGAAATCGTGTCGTCCGGCTGCAGCGAGTCTACCAGCAGGTTAAATGATTTTTGCAAAAGAGGTAGCTTGTTCTGGTTGTTCATAGAGCCCGAAACATCCAGCAAAAACACCAGATTGCTGCGAGGTTTTTCGGCATCTGCAGGAACATCGAATCCTTTAATGCCTACATGCATGAGGACGGTATCGGCATTCCACGGGGTTTCATAAAGTGCTACTGTGGGTTTGAAGGGTTGTTCGCGACTTTCAGGTAATGGGTAATCGTAATCAAAATAATTGATAAGCTCCTCTGTGCGCACAGCATTCTTGTGAGGCATTTGCCCTAGCTCTAACGCGCTGCGTACTACCGCATAAGATGCCGTATCAACATCGATAGAAAAGGTGGATACCGGTTCGGTCTTGACGGATTTTACGGCATTGTCTTTATGCGCGTCGAACTTATCACGGTTTTCTATTTCTATTGCCGGTGTATCATATGGTGGCATAGGGTGAGGTGTTGGCATAACCGATTCCATGCGCATATCTGCAGTCGCTCCGACAGAGGGGGCGTTGCCTGAAAATTGCACAGATTTTTGCTTGGCTGCTCTGTTTGCGCTTGGCATCGCTGTGGGGGCTTGAGCAACATCACCAGCATATTGCTGCACCATTGCCTGTGGTGGTGCTACGGGTGAAGAAGGTATGGCGTGGCTAAGACCAGCTTCTTGCTCCTGCATTTCTTCTGCTGTAATGCCAATTACAGGCGATTTTTCGGCTTGTGCTTGCTTTAATTCGTC
The genomic region above belongs to Alphaproteobacteria bacterium and contains:
- a CDS encoding von Willebrand factor type A domain-containing protein — its product is MADKDPMTDAELQKLLSDIDVPSPDENEKISTLNMAESRFAENMKKNANSRQGNSPQLRPMDVITTIFITLTGGKNMKKSYALAGSLAIGVAAIALLSQPNQFSDNSQLSVATDELKQAQAEKSPVIGITAEEMQEQEAGLSHAIPSSPVAPPQAMVQQYAGDVAQAPTAMPSANRAAKQKSVQFSGNAPSVGATADMRMESVMPTPHPMPPYDTPAIEIENRDKFDAHKDNAVKSVKTEPVSTFSIDVDTASYAVVRSALELGQMPHKNAVRTEELINYFDYDYPLPESREQPFKPTVALYETPWNADTVLMHVGIKGFDVPADAEKPRSNLVFLLDVSGSMNNQNKLPLLQKSFNLLVDSLQPDDTISIVTYAGQAGVALEPTQVRDKQKIIAAINNLRSGGSTAGAEGIRTAYKLAQDNFVKEGVNRVILATDGDFNVGITNQDELKTYISDKRETGIYLSVLGFGHGNYNDALMQTLAQNGNGNASYIDSINEARKVLVDEATSTLYPIANDVKIQVEFNPLKVAEYRLIGYESRLLNREDFNNDKIDAGDIGAGHTVTAIYEVTPVGSKAQLIDDLRYGNEEATIPDAKTTDSNEYAFLKMRYKLPGESSSTLITRPVTSADMQTLDQLSDDIRFAGAVAAFGQKLRGSDYVSTFSYDDIIELASPARGTDPYNYRGEFLGLVRNAKLSQN